Proteins from a single region of Sulfolobales archaeon:
- a CDS encoding Clp1/GlmU family protein, with translation MRVSIEISEGRSARVRGPARISIADGECYITGARLSKGSQVVVSAYKSLAIYAKTSARVEVELGEGGGVDVAKPEEEPLLEWVEAAGRIASKGSKVVVIGPIESGKTTFTTLLANIAIEKGLKPCIVDADVGQEDIGPPGFIALSCPSKQFVWLRDLEPISMRLVGHNNPSMGGSRLIAAIADLALRASTMGDLVVINTDGWVSSPQAIEMKLDIARFIGATHIVALAGGSFIGSISRKGLAEVVTLRSPQGVRTRSREERKILRSQAYRKAFEGSSMRSLSISDITIIGSCLLSGAPMSREEISQLSEILGVNVLYASALEGTIYALVEGGREAERALKLRDGREVIQIQRGGEKGLLCSAVSKTGDEYPCIVDSLDMASNKINIVTRYQGEVVAVIIGRIKVDEMYEDSWRGSRCPI, from the coding sequence GTGAGGGTTTCGATTGAGATTTCCGAGGGTAGGAGTGCTAGGGTTAGGGGTCCTGCTAGGATCTCTATAGCCGATGGTGAATGCTATATAACAGGTGCTAGGCTATCGAAGGGATCCCAGGTTGTTGTGAGCGCCTATAAATCCCTAGCAATATATGCGAAAACAAGTGCTAGGGTAGAGGTTGAGCTTGGCGAGGGTGGCGGTGTAGATGTTGCAAAGCCCGAGGAGGAGCCTCTGCTAGAATGGGTTGAGGCTGCTGGGAGGATAGCATCTAAAGGATCTAAGGTGGTTGTGATAGGCCCCATAGAGTCTGGGAAAACAACCTTCACAACCCTTCTCGCAAATATCGCTATTGAGAAGGGTTTGAAGCCATGCATAGTGGATGCTGATGTTGGTCAAGAGGATATAGGTCCTCCCGGCTTCATAGCCCTCTCATGCCCCTCGAAGCAGTTTGTATGGCTAAGGGATCTCGAGCCTATATCTATGAGATTAGTTGGCCATAACAACCCCTCTATGGGTGGCTCGAGGTTGATAGCAGCGATAGCGGATCTAGCTTTGAGGGCATCCACCATGGGGGATCTAGTTGTTATAAATACAGATGGCTGGGTCTCATCGCCACAGGCTATAGAGATGAAGCTGGATATAGCTAGATTCATAGGTGCAACCCACATAGTAGCATTAGCAGGTGGCTCATTCATAGGCTCGATATCTAGGAAAGGGTTGGCTGAGGTGGTTACACTTAGATCTCCCCAGGGGGTTAGAACTAGATCTAGGGAGGAGAGGAAGATCCTGAGGAGCCAGGCGTATAGAAAGGCCTTCGAAGGCTCCTCCATGAGATCTCTGAGCATATCAGATATAACGATCATAGGATCATGCCTGCTCTCAGGAGCCCCTATGTCGAGGGAGGAGATCTCACAGCTATCTGAGATCCTGGGTGTGAATGTTCTATATGCATCAGCATTAGAGGGAACAATATATGCCTTGGTAGAGGGTGGGAGAGAGGCTGAGAGGGCTTTAAAGCTGAGGGATGGGAGGGAGGTTATACAGATACAGAGGGGAGGTGAGAAGGGGCTTCTATGCTCTGCAGTATCTAAGACAGGGGATGAGTATCCATGTATAGTGGATTCTCTAGATATGGCATCTAATAAGATAAATATTGTGACCAGATATCAGGGGGAGGTTGTGGCTGTGATCATTGGTAGGATAAAGGTTGATGAGATGTACGAGGATAGCTGGAGGGGTTCTAGATGCCCGATATAG